One Acanthochromis polyacanthus isolate Apoly-LR-REF ecotype Palm Island chromosome 6, KAUST_Apoly_ChrSc, whole genome shotgun sequence DNA segment encodes these proteins:
- the LOC110958690 gene encoding glutathione S-transferase Mu 3-like has product MPMELAYWDIRGLAQPIRLLLEYTGTEYTDKLYSCGEAPDYDKSCWFDIKEKLGMDFPNLPYLIDGDRKIVQSNAIMRYIARKHNMCGEKEDEIIRVDLMENQSMDFRNDFVMLCYVGYDTQKEAYLKKLPGKLQQFSCFLGSRNWFAGDKIMFVDFIMYELLDQHRMFDSKCLDAFDNLKKFLDRFEALEKIAAYMKSPRFMKSPVNNKMAKWGGKKLE; this is encoded by the exons ctcgcCCAGCCCATCCGCCTCCTGCTGGAGTACACCGGCACCGAGTACACGGACAAGCTTTACAGCTGCGGCGAAG CTCCAGATTACGACAAGAGCTGCTGGTTCGATATTAAAGAAAAGCTTGGAATGGACTTTCCCAAT CTGCCCTACCTTATTGATGGAGACAGGAAGATCGTGCAGAGCAACGCCATCATGAGATACATCGCTCGCAAGCACAAcatgt GCGGAGAGAAAGAGGATGAAATAATCAGAGTGGACCTCATGGAGAACCAGTCCATGGACTTCAGAAATGACTTTGTGATGCTTTGCTACGTGGGCTAT GATACCCAAAAGGAGGCTTACCTTAAGAAACTGCCAGGTAAACTGCAGCAGTTCTCATGTTTCTTGGGATCCAGAAACTGGTTTGCAGGCGACAAG ATCATGTTCGTGGACTTCATCATGTACGAGCTGCTGGATCAGCACAGGATGTTTGATTCTAAATGCCTGGATGCCTTCGACAACCTCAAAAAGTTTCTGGACCGTTTTGAG GCTCTGGAAAAGATTGCTGCCTACATGAAGTCACCGAGATTCATGAAGAGTCCAGTCAACAACAAGATGGCCAaatggggaggaaaaaaattgGAGTGA